A window of the Nocardia sp. NBC_01329 genome harbors these coding sequences:
- a CDS encoding PadR family transcriptional regulator translates to MENIENAEFRMGRGRRGRGPRPGGFGPGGPQFRHGGPPGFGPGFGGGFGPGFGPGFGPGFGRGRGRGGRGRRGDVRAAILLLLTERPMHGYELIQQIRERSDDLWRPSPGSIYPALSQLEDEGLITIEKVAGRKTAQLTETGTAHVAEHRAELGDPWAEVKQGVGEQASDLRALIPPLLGAVAQVAAAGTPEQAGKAAAVLTDARKALYRILAGDEETGK, encoded by the coding sequence ATGGAGAACATCGAGAACGCAGAATTTCGAATGGGTCGTGGGCGTCGCGGCCGTGGACCTCGGCCCGGCGGATTCGGACCGGGCGGACCGCAGTTCCGGCACGGGGGACCGCCCGGCTTCGGACCTGGCTTCGGCGGGGGCTTCGGACCCGGTTTCGGCCCTGGTTTCGGGCCGGGATTCGGCCGTGGGCGGGGTCGCGGTGGTCGCGGCCGGCGCGGTGACGTCCGAGCGGCGATTCTGCTGCTGCTCACCGAGCGTCCCATGCACGGCTACGAGCTGATCCAGCAGATTCGCGAACGCAGTGACGACCTCTGGCGGCCCAGCCCGGGCTCCATCTACCCGGCGCTGTCCCAGCTGGAGGACGAAGGTCTCATCACCATCGAGAAGGTGGCCGGCCGCAAAACCGCGCAACTGACCGAGACAGGCACCGCCCATGTCGCCGAGCATCGTGCGGAGCTCGGCGATCCGTGGGCCGAAGTCAAGCAGGGGGTCGGCGAACAGGCCAGCGACCTGCGGGCCCTGATCCCGCCACTCCTGGGTGCGGTCGCGCAGGTAGCTGCCGCAGGTACCCCGGAACAGGCCGGCAAAGCGGCCGCGGTGCTCACCGACGCGCGTAAAGCGTTGTATCGCATCCTCGCCGGAGACGAGGAAACCGGAAAGTAA